Below is a window of Neodiprion virginianus isolate iyNeoVirg1 chromosome 4, iyNeoVirg1.1, whole genome shotgun sequence DNA.
TGTGCtgtgtaaaaatattactgAAGTAACGTCCACCTTATGTCGTATTAGATGGCCGTTGACAAAAAAGTGGATGAATCTGcatatttctttttaactTCTAGGTAAAATGTGACAGTTATAAAATGTGTTTTTCTTGCTTCTTTCTGAAGTATAAGCATTGCTGAATTATGTTTTTAGAAAAACACTTCTCTAGCTAGCTAGAAAGGTTTTATATGTGAGGCGAAAATAGCATACGAGTTGGAATTGCAATACTTTGTTGCCtcttaaaaaattctgttcaattaaaaatgaaataacattatcatcaaaataatatcgacgggtatttaatattttgttaCTTACGTTAAGTATGacaacaatattattttctcttgtAATTGTGTAATCAATGAACATTTCGTTGTACACGTCGTGCAACACGTTACGCATACGTGTCGAGGGCGATAAAGATATCCTCATGTTTTGAAGgtgaaaataacgataaacgtttattataaatatttttatttaacgatatttctagcgacttcatttttcaagtAACGAGTAAAATGTTACTTCAAAACAGAGTACAACAGTCACAAAGGCATTGAGATAGCGAAGATTACACTATTGACAGATCGTCCAAGGCCTTCAGCAAGTTAATATTACCGAAAGCAAGacgtaaatacatacatacggcCCGTTAAGCACGATGCTTTGTTTCCTGTATTTTTCATTAGCATATTATTTTCGtggtttttctttattactcACCACGCTAGTTTGACTCAGGGCCATCATGGGATAATTCGTATTATCAATCAATAGAACAACAATACGAATAATCCTAAATCAATGCCCGCTTCTGAGAAGCCGACCTGCCGCGTTGCTCGAGCTCTTTTATACTTTCTCAACAGCTCCCATTCCACCCTATGGCTCAACTACGTCGATCAACATAACTACTCTCGTGATTTTAGCCTTATGTACAGCTTACTGTGATATCAAGGAATATAACCTATAAAATTGCAATGATAGTTTTTACTACGGTAAAACTAATCGATTTACGCataacgtaattttttgaGCCTAGTTTACGGTTCGACAAGGTGAAAGTGATAATGGAAGTGACTACGTTCAATAGTTATCATAAGAGTTCCTGAATACGTCAAAATGAAGCAGCCATTCTGCTTTATACTGGACGTATTCCGAAATGTGTGCTAGCGGTGCTAGCACGTGCGACATTTGGGGACGTAATGAAATGAGTTGAGCTCGGAATTGCCTCAGGTATCAGTGTCGAAATTGTGAAGATTTCTTGACCTTGTAACGTCGGACTTTAACCTGTTTACCCTTCTTACATCGTGAATCGGACACAAAATGTATGTCCGTTCCGCAATGACAGATCGCGAATATTCATTCTTGTTACGGAACGACCATTCCGAAATGTCCACGTGCTACTTGCTAGCAAGATGCTAGCACACATACTGGTATACATCCACTGCATAAGCGATTTATTGGACAAAACAGTGGACAAATTATACTCCAGTACTATGCCGATTGCCGAAATTTGGATCGTCAGATAGAAATCGTTGCTAGCAGGGAATCCCCGGGGTTGTAAGAATAAGCAGTGTAATACACgctttaatattttattcagacGATAAAACAAGAGGCAACGACTTCGGATGCCGGTTGGGTTCAGAATCAAAAGTTTTTCATCGGAATAATTACCGCCCCACATTCCGATTTGCTCAAACATTTCCATAATATACTTTGGATGTAACGCAGGTTTCTCTCTGGTAACGCATGGTATTCTACCTAGTTGGCTGTAGGCAGCAGATTATTCTTGAACCGTGGTTCGTTGGAGTTACGATGACCATCGGAGTTTGGCGCGTGCGCTTAATTTTTCGTAGATCTGTCAACGTAACGTGCGAAACTCATGTGTATAAAACCGAGTGATTAACCCGAATATGACCGGATGAAATGACATAAGTGTTTTTTAAGCGTTTTAAGTCATTTTTATGCAAATGCGGTAGTGCCGTACAATGCTTTAACCGAAGGTACAACTAATATAGTGTAGCGCATCAGCTGTTGTCCGGTCGAGATGAGCACGGAACATCGCTTTCAGATTAAAGAGTATCTGAGTTCGGAGGATCAATACGTCGGATACTCGGGTCCATGCGATGCGTTGTTCAAGAATGATGTATATTAAGAAGCGATATTAATCTTACCGAAAGCAATTTTGTTACAACTCTAAAATGGGGACGAAATTTGCTGCATGTGCGTATAATCGTTCTATGTTATATCGAATTTTCCAAGTATTTCATGATCATGTTCGTTCGTGCAATTAATAGTTTCAACAGATTCATTTAAACGTACAACGTAAACACAAAACCAATTTAAGGTACAAATATCCTTACACATGAACTGTACTGTAATTTTAGTGCTATTTTACAGACACACTAAAGCTCTCGAGTCTTCACGATTACCATCAAAGACTCCTACACGCGATTCAGCCAACTCCCTCAGGATTCGACATGACTAATACCATAAAATACTTTTCTCAAACATTGCTTTGTAAGTATACCCCTGTTGGTCGAATGTTGTACAAGTTTGAACTTTCATTGTTCATACCAATATTTGCTGTCGATTTCAGCCCTCCTCAAAGACGTTCCTGATTCTCCGTTAGAAATGATAAAATCACAAGAGTTTGATTCACAGAGAATGGCACTGTATCCAAACTTGGATTATAAACAGCTCTACAATGCAGTGATGCAGCTCATGGATGTTGTTCCCCTGGTGCACATTGGTCTGCAATGTTAGTAAAAGTCATATCATGTCAATTTACCCTGTAACAACAGGTCATTTGCTATTGAACTATGAAAGTATAACCActtactcattttttttctattgaaaTATCACTGTAATATCTATGAAAGAATGGtggaatatttataattcaaacgtgctaaaaaataaattgatatatatCTCTACTGATTTGTGTTTAACAGCATTTGGCCAGGCAATACTGCAATGCTTGTGTTGTTTATTGCCATTTTTGGAACACGATCTTGTAGACAACTTGCCATATCTAACAGCAAGTGCTATATCCGTTCTACCAGTTGAACTGCATCAGGAGATTGTGAATTACCTCTGTTTCTATATTCTACCCTTCACAATTAGTAAGTCTTTTTACCTGTAATCTGCTTCACGCggacaaaaataattcgataGACCAGTAATTCTTGGTGTTAATGTAATGACAGTAAGAATCTTAGCTGTCGATGCAAAAACTTTCACTCTGTCAGTGAAGCTTCTGCAAGTATAGCCAAGTGGAGTTCCAATGTAACAAACTAGTTAGTCAAAGTTGCAAAATTCTTGCTATTGCAACAAATTTTCTTGCTGTGACAATGTTAACACTAAAATTTGCCGATCCAACAAATTATGTTTTTCCACacagaaataacaaaatcttATTTCTAATCTGTGAAAATTTATCCTTTTGTAATACCTTTGTAAGATTCGACATACTACACCAGTACTTCCATTTCAAgtaattttgaagaattcCGATATCGATAATGTAGCAGGCTGCAAAACTTTAGAACTAATGTACTCAAAATTCACTGGAAAAAGTTGATGTTTTCAATAGTTTAGCTGATTAATCTGATTTTATTTAGCACGCAAAATTGAAGATGGAACAGAAAACTATGCTAGTCAATCTGTTTCTGCTGTCATCATGACGGTGTTCCAGTACTCAAATAATCCTGGTGAGtactttccaaaattataggattttatcaaattttaggTCTAATACCTAATGCTTACTTAACGTAAATGCATAGTAGCATTCAAACTCATAGATTTACTTATGAAATAGGAATATGAACTGAGATATTAGGAACTTTCTTTAATTTGGTGACAAATCATGAAATATCGTCAAAGATATCAATACAACTATTGCATCAAGTATTTTAGTTCCTGTTTAAATTCTCACTGATAAATTTACTTGAATgacatttataattatttctgtcTCGAATGGGTTTCAGCACATCATTGTCAGTTATTAGAATGTTTAATGGCATTGAAACCTGGAGTGGTAAAAGACATATTATGCGTAATTGCATATGGGACAGCTCCTGCTCGTGCATCTGCTGCAAAACTCTTATTCTATTACTGGCCAACCTTCAATGCAAATTTGTTTGATCGCCGTGCTGtattgatgaaatttacaaGTTAGTCATTCATCCACagcattttttcattgatattataattattcaaattatttaaaaaataaattatctatTCTATGGATGAGTCAAATATATGTTAATTTTTATGTATGACATacttaacatttttattttattttagaCGACTTGACTCCATTTGTATGCCAAAGAGACATGTGCCCAAATGCTGGTAATGCCGAAGCTGGAAAAGTTTGCTATGATCATTACATTTCAATTACATTTGCAACTGATTCACCACCTCCACTTTACTTGTGCATAGAGTGTGCCAATGAAATTCATCGTGAACATCCGAATCAAATGTTTTATGATATTCTTCATCCAATGCAACAAGTATCCATGGTTTGCGAGAATAAGGTAACTAAATATGGTATACAATGCAATGGGTCTAGCGTAAGAAATTCCTCGACTTATATCATATggtgtatttttctaaaataataattctgctctgatttgacttttttttagaacTGTAGGGCAACTGATAAGGCAGCCATAAGCGTTTGCTTTTCTACGGAATGCGCAAGCTATAATGGAAATCATCCGATTCGTTACTGCCAACAATGTCATAATATTCGACATAACAATCGTCGAGGTGGTGATCATGTTTTCCATACTGCATTGCCACATATATCACACATGGATTCACAGATGCAGACGTATATGGTCCAGGCTATTGTCAGGTCAGAATTGCTTtcattatataattttaaatttaacttttttcaaccaaGTAACTAACCGATTGAATTTCTGATGTAACGGAACGTTTCCCggttataatatacatatggaTGGTGTGTTAAAGTTAAGATTATGAAAACCACGAAAATTGAACAGTGTAtctcgaaatattttctaacTTGTGATCGAACTGTGTCAATTCCAGTTGTTAGTAACacgtaattttaaaatcagtGTTCCGTTTGACAATATCTATTTCAACTTTGTCAACTTATGGATTGCCTTACCTTTAGTGGCACATATTGTTACACAAAATAAACTTGGTTATTCTGATTTAAAATGATAGCAATCGCTTACTTGGTTCTTGATTGCTTTTTGTTGATTTGTTATAGGCAACATACAACGTGGCACAAAATtcgttttgaaaatcaaatcatTAGATCCATGTAACACATAGCATGATTGCATTGTCAATAAAATGTTTGATGTTGCTCACTGAACTTATGTAATGTccagaaaatatttaaattgtCACAGTAATCGCATTGcaagttaaaaataatgaagccTACTACAAGTGCTGCTCCTGGGCTTACTTTGCCAAATATGGTGAATGGAGATTACATGATTTCATTCATGCTTTCTAAACCAGGTATAATAAACATCACATATCACGCAAATAACACTCGAAACTAACACTTCTATTTTAACGCAATTACGTTGACATAATATGAATGGGTGTTCGATGTCCAATTTTTGGTTGGTCAAAGCAACGAAAGGATTTCTTAGGTAAAACCAgttttctccaattttttttttaatcacaaaCAGCACTAAAGGTATCACATTCAgcatttatatatttatttatacaagcATACACATCTTAATTATGTGCATCTATCCTGCACATGCACACGCACGTGCACACAAACAAAACACTCGTTGCCTAAATAGCGTGTTCATAGGAATATGCTAATCCAGTATAATGTTAGTGTTCTgagcatttttctaatataGAATTTTCTAACATATCTTGTCATTTCTATATCCTAGATTCATTGCATGTTACAAATCTTtctgtttgcaaaaaaatccTCATTAATAATTGGTGCTCTGCATGTTTGGAGATATGAAATTTCTCCAGTTTCACACTCCTGCAAACTTGGTTAATGATTGTAAATTGTATTCTACAGCTTGAAATTATAGATGTAGTATCTGTTGCGTGGGTTCtaagttattattatattactttCGTGAATTTGATGTTGGCTTTCTATCATGAGTAGTTGtcaaaatatatatgtttgcCTGCATTGTGTATCGTACTGGTCTATTGGATCGGAATTTTTGGTTGAACGTTACGCTTAGATTCTGAAATTGTATCTCACACACAAATATCTAATGAAGCAGAATTACtgaaactaaaaaatttcattattttactGTCTTTAATTCTATTGTACATAACTTTTCATACTTTCGGATATTTGCATCATATTTGTAGTTCTACATGATTTTAAGTAGCATCATTTCAGCTCTCTTAGAGCAATTTGtcaatcatatttttcattgtctGGAGCTGTACCGTCTGACAAGTATATTGGATAGCAAAGTCTTTGTGATAATTCCTTTAATGCACATATAGGTTTATATTGTGTTAGGGACGTTGATATTGAATAATGATTTACTAGAAACTATAGTTTTTGCCTTGTGAattggaaaaagagaaaaatattttcaatttgcgTTGTAAAGAGGCCTGACAATCGTCCTTCAGAATATTAATAGTCAATATCTGTGCTATTTTCGAATGGAAAATCATTTGCTTGGGAAATTCTGTTGTAAACGTGTGAATATCAAACttaatcatttgaaaaatctataaatattCTGGTGGAACgtttaaaatgtaaattcaGTTAGTAACTAATCTATGTGATCGATACATTAGATCCAGATACATGTCAGCAGATGCATCTTCAGACAGCAGTTAGACTATTTCATCATCAGTTTTCTGTCTTTTTACAGCCTGCTTAAGGAGGCTGAACCGCTAAGTATGGATAGTAACAAAGATTCGTTGGAAATTAATACTAATAAAGGAGGGACAGGGTTCTCAGGAACTGGCATTGGTCAAGGTGGTCAAGGCGCTGATCCCGCTAGTTTGGAGGAACGGCAACTATTGGGTCGATATGGAGTATGGCTGCTCGTGGGACTCTGCACACCGAATCAGGATACACCCGTCCAAATTCTCGGCCGTTTATTGTCAATGCTATTTCATTGGTTTCATGTTACTGCTTACTCCTTTGATGGTACTAAAAAAAGTCTTATGCATCTTATCTTTTCTGTTGGTAATTTAACATTTCACATTATTGGTAGAAATAGGACGATAGCTAGTcattactatatatatatatataactatgtatgtatatgtatgtatgtatatatatatatatatatatatatatatatatatatatatatatatatatatatataactagCATTTGATGCATAGAATGGTCTGGGTCCCAGAGTTCGTTAAcatttcaatataattttgaggtGTTTTGTTTAGATTTCACGGTTCAATATTGAACGAAAATACACACAGATTATGGGAATGCGTCAGCAATATTAATGTtagatgaaaatttctctgaTTACTTTACATTACCTCTTTACGTAGTTTTTAAATGAGTAATGTTAATTTCATTCACATTAAAATTCAGTACAAACTcgaacatatttttatattagtGTTAAAAAGTGGTTAAATCAAACAGGCGTTTAATTGAAACTTTCTATGCATCAAAGTAGTAGTGGTCAACTATAGTTGACATAGATAATTTAATCTGGATCTACACTaaacaatgataattttttttttaaatttacaaagttACACACGAATAAATTTAccagtaattttttcatcaatactGAGATTGTGCTTTTTCTAGGTCAAGCTGAAAGCACTTTGGAAAAGTTAAAAACTGACTATGTTTGTGGCTGGTTGTCTGAAATTGCTAAGACACATTATGAAGTATTTATTTCTTGCCTGCTTCCTCATCCTACAGACTATGTGAGAGTCGGAGGACACTGGTATGTAACAGGTGTAAATGTTTGATATGAAGATTCATCATTACATATATACTGTGTGCCTACATAAGTGACTACAGAAGATTTGCtgttaaaaattctttatgACCCAGGGAAACTTTGGCATCTAGAACATCCCATTTGAAAGATGGTTTAAACAGATTATTTTGCCTCGTTCCTTATGAGGTGATCACTCCTGAAATTTGGGATTATGTAATGCCGCATTGGATGGAAGCCATGGTCAATGATGTGCCAGAAAAGGAACTCAATgaactgaaaattatattatggTATGCAACTTTTCTATTGAATTCTAGGTATTGCATACTTTTCTATTGAATAACATCTTAATACGAATTCACGAGTACATTCTGCATAGAATTATAACTCCAGATAATCTGGATAACAATTAACTACTACGaatactttttcaaactttgggatCAAAATTGAAGTACTGTCTTGATATTACCAGGTGAACAATGGATTGTCATTTAAAAACAAGTTCAGGACAATTTTGGGTTGTATTATCTTTTTTACAGCAAAATCTTGGATCCAGATATGAGCCCACTTGGTTTCGATGCTAAGAAGATGTATAACTTTGTGGCTAAAAGATTTGTCAATACAACAGCGAAAGTTCAAGAGCAAGCTCTTAATTGGCTTCAAATTCTAACAATGCTTGAAATAATGATTCCACTTACCCAGTTATTCTCAATGTTTGGCGACGGTGTACAAGTAATGAAGGCAACCATTCAGAGTGATACAGATAAGTCTGCCGAATCATCAAAACCCTGCGATGTAACATACAATAGGAGCACAATATGTGAGCAAACAtggaaatgaaacaaattattttcacctatCTTTTGATCGATTGTTAATGTGTgataatttgtaataaaaatatagctCCGGTCGTTGAAGACGATTCTGGAAATACAACACCACTGTCTGATGACATAATACCGATACCACGCCATATGGAATTCACTACAGATACTGAATTAAATCTGTCATGCTGTATACTTATGTTAGATGTACTATTGAAAcaggtattgaaaaattaatactcTTACAGTTTGAGCGTAACCACTGTAGTCAATCATTTCTACAACTAAATTGTACGAATTTCAACATGTGTTTGTATGATATCCAGATATCTTGGCTTTCATGTAGGTTACTAGTTTCAATACTATTTTCCTTTACAGATGGAACTTCAAGATATCGATAAACATACAGGGATTAATACTTGGGTATGTAGAGATGCTTGTGGTCTTATGAAATCTATGGTGGCTGCAACCTGGAGTGGAAGTCATTCTTGTTTAACAGACAATGAGTGTACTTACTGCGAATCGAGAGTTATTTGGCATCAGCTATGTTTGCAATTAGTTACATACATGGCACCTGAAAATCCAGCTTATCCACCAGACGTAAGTCAttgtgatttttaaaaaataatttttttttcaatatacttatattattACTCTCAAGCTGCTATATCGgttatttcaaacaaaatgaattgagatgtatgaaaaattgattattgttATGCAAATTTTGCAGGCAGTTATTGACGAAGCTGCAGAAGATCACGGGCGCAAGAGTCCGCCGGAGTCAGATAAAAAATCCGACAGTAAGCCTGATGTTGTAATCACCATGCCAGTACCAGAACTGCACTCTGTGGGAGGCGTCCTTGTACATATGCCTCACGTATGTTCTGTATGTATATCTGTGTTTACTACATACCTATTAGAATAATACTTTCATTCACTTCAAGAGAGTAGTCtattgaaatcaaatttatgtAAAGCGTGTTACATTGTAATTCACTAGcaaggtataataattatctttCATAGCCCTCTTTAGATTTTCAGATGTTGTGTTAGAcatggtaaaaataattatggtAGTAGTATACGTTAGAATTTGTttagtgataaaaatattttgaaagcaTAGTGTTATATAGTATTATGTTATATGCTAGGTAAAGACGTATTAGCAGATCATATTCATCTTCGATGAAAATGAgtgatttcaaattaattgattttttctttacattttaaatatgaaattatcCTATGGTCAGTGGATGGGTATTTTGATTGTTTATATCAGTTCTTTGAACAGATTATGACAGCCACTGTA
It encodes the following:
- the LOC124302264 gene encoding protein unc-79 homolog isoform X12, with the protein product MGTKFAAYTLKLSSLHDYHQRLLHAIQPTPSGFDMTNTIKYFSQTLLSLLKDVPDSPLEMIKSQEFDSQRMALYPNLDYKQLYNAVMQLMDVVPLVHIGLQSFGQAILQCLCCLLPFLEHDLVDNLPYLTASAISVLPVELHQEIVNYLCFYILPFTITRKIEDGTENYASQSVSAVIMTVFQYSNNPAHHCQLLECLMALKPGVVKDILCVIAYGTAPARASAAKLLFYYWPTFNANLFDRRAVLMKFTNDLTPFVCQRDMCPNAGNAEAGKVCYDHYISITFATDSPPPLYLCIECANEIHREHPNQMFYDILHPMQQVSMVCENKNCRATDKAAISVCFSTECASYNGNHPIRYCQQCHNIRHNNRRGGDHVFHTALPHISHMDSQMQTYMVQAIVSLLKEAEPLSMDSNKDSLEINTNKGGTGFSGTGIGQGGQGADPASLEERQLLGRYGVWLLVGLCTPNQDTPVQILGRLLSMLFHWFHVTAYSFDGTKKSLMHLIFSVGQAESTLEKLKTDYVCGWLSEIAKTHYEVFISCLLPHPTDYVRVGGHWETLASRTSHLKDGLNRLFCLVPYEVITPEIWDYVMPHWMEAMVNDVPEKELNELKIILCKILDPDMSPLGFDAKKMYNFVAKRFVNTTAKVQEQALNWLQILTMLEIMIPLTQLFSMFGDGVQVMKATIQSDTDKSAESSKPCDVTYNRSTISPVVEDDSGNTTPLSDDIIPIPRHMEFTTDTELNLSCCILMLDVLLKQMELQDIDKHTGINTWVCRDACGLMKSMVAATWSGSHSCLTDNECTYCESRVIWHQLCLQLVTYMAPENPAYPPDAVIDEAAEDHGRKSPPESDKKSDSKPDVVITMPVPELHSVGGVLVHMPHVCSFFEQIMTATVETVSEQLDLTAIIPAERVMSAVARAVTLSETDVATATVSIAKPQIVGENDQPVMTSPDNELDDFWHTSVGKFRFTIEDLPEQLQYIHKLLKELIAIDKPDILYYMLQCLNIMVLHGDAFNTAVKDHQGFFIWCQENLLIKT
- the LOC124302264 gene encoding protein unc-79 homolog isoform X11; this translates as MGTKFAAYTLKLSSLHDYHQRLLHAIQPTPSGFDMTNTIKYFSQTLLSLLKDVPDSPLEMIKSQEFDSQRMALYPNLDYKQLYNAVMQLMDVVPLVHIGLQSFGQAILQCLCCLLPFLEHDLVDNLPYLTASAISVLPVELHQEIVNYLCFYILPFTITRKIEDGTENYASQSVSAVIMTVFQYSNNPAHHCQLLECLMALKPGVVKDILCVIAYGTAPARASAAKLLFYYWPTFNANLFDRRAVLMKFTNDLTPFVCQRDMCPNAGNAEAGKVCYDHYISITFATDSPPPLYLCIECANEIHREHPNQMFYDILHPMQQVSMVCENKNCRATDKAAISVCFSTECASYNGNHPIRYCQQCHNIRHNNRRGGDHVFHTALPHISHMDSQMQTYMVQAIVSLLKEAEPLSMDSNKDSLEINTNKGGTGFSGTGIGQGGQGADPASLEERQLLGRYGVWLLVGLCTPNQDTPVQILGRLLSMLFHWFHVTAYSFDGTKKSLMHLIFSVGQAESTLEKLKTDYVCGWLSEIAKTHYEVFISCLLPHPTDYVRVGGHWETLASRTSHLKDGLNRLFCLVPYEVITPEIWDYVMPHWMEAMVNDVPEKELNELKIILCKILDPDMSPLGFDAKKMYNFVAKRFVNTTAKVQEQALNWLQILTMLEIMIPLTQLFSMFGDGVQVMKATIQSDTDKSAESSKPCDVTYNRSTISPVVEDDSGNTTPLSDDIIPIPRHMEFTTDTELNLSCCILMLDVLLKQMELQDIDKHTGINTWVCRDACGLMKSMVAATWSGSHSCLTDNECTYCESRVIWHQLCLQLVTYMAPENPAYPPDAVIDEAAEDHGRKSPPESDKKSDSKPDVVITMPVPELHSVGGVLVHMPHVCSFFEQIMTATVETVSEQLDLTAIIPAERVMSAVARAVTLSETDVATATVSIAKPQIVGENDQPVMTSPDNELDDFWHTSVGKFRFTIEDLPEQLQYIHKLLKELIAIDKPDILYYMLQCLNIMVLHGDAFNTAVKDHQGFFIWCQENLLIKTLWELCNAEHSHIAQVTVPLLLHCITLPCGADTFWHLIQEEFHSCDWRVRFVAVERVTLIARFMDSTPLRGNPSLQAALTNAFCYLITSMDDNNVHVAQRATLYLGTIHDTAIRI